Proteins from a single region of Streptomyces sp. HUAS 15-9:
- a CDS encoding SAM-dependent methyltransferase: MTRETAGETAGGAAGDWRGWRAAAEAALYGPGGFYRRPEGPAGHFRTSVHASPLFAEAVAGLLCRVDEALGRPGTLDFVDMGAGRGELVSGVLAALPTDVAARARGYAVEVADRPEGLDERIVWLSDPPEGITGLLFANEWLDNVPVEVAEVDSAGVPRLVLVREDGAERLGEPLAGAEARWLARWWPLLAEAGLRAEIGLPRDTAWASAVSRVARGLAVAVDYAHTADARPPFGTLTGFREGRETAPVPDGSCDITAHVALDACATLDTARTLSGARLLTQREALRALGIEGARPPLALASTDPAAYVRALASAGEAAELTVPGGLGDFGWLLQPVGIPNAPL, translated from the coding sequence GTGACGCGAGAAACGGCGGGCGAAACGGCAGGCGGGGCGGCAGGCGACTGGCGTGGCTGGCGGGCCGCGGCCGAAGCGGCGCTGTACGGGCCCGGCGGCTTCTACCGGCGCCCCGAAGGTCCGGCCGGGCACTTCCGCACGTCCGTGCACGCCTCGCCGCTGTTCGCCGAGGCCGTGGCGGGGCTGCTGTGCCGGGTCGACGAGGCGCTGGGGCGGCCCGGAACGCTGGACTTCGTCGACATGGGTGCCGGGCGGGGCGAGCTGGTCTCCGGCGTGCTCGCCGCGCTGCCCACCGACGTGGCCGCCCGCGCGCGCGGGTACGCCGTCGAGGTCGCCGACCGCCCCGAAGGCCTCGATGAGCGGATCGTCTGGCTGAGCGACCCCCCGGAGGGGATCACCGGGCTGCTCTTCGCCAACGAATGGCTGGACAACGTACCCGTCGAGGTCGCGGAGGTGGACTCCGCGGGCGTCCCGCGGCTGGTGCTCGTACGGGAGGACGGGGCCGAGCGGCTCGGGGAGCCCCTGGCGGGGGCGGAGGCGCGGTGGCTCGCGCGCTGGTGGCCGCTGCTTGCCGAGGCGGGGCTGCGCGCGGAGATCGGGCTGCCCCGGGACACCGCCTGGGCGTCGGCCGTCTCGCGCGTCGCGCGGGGGCTCGCGGTGGCGGTGGACTACGCGCACACGGCGGACGCACGCCCCCCGTTCGGGACGCTCACCGGCTTCCGGGAGGGCCGGGAGACGGCGCCCGTGCCGGACGGTTCGTGCGACATCACGGCGCACGTGGCGCTGGACGCCTGCGCGACGCTCGACACGGCGCGCACGCTGTCCGGCGCACGCCTGCTCACGCAACGCGAGGCATTGCGCGCCCTGGGCATCGAGGGCGCACGCCCTCCGCTCGCGCTCGCCTCCACCGATCCCGCGGCATACGTGCGCGCCCTCGCGAGCGCCGGTGAGGCCGCCGAGCTCACCGTGCCGGGCGGCCTCGGCGACTTCGGCTGGCTGCTCCAGCCGGTTGGAATTCCAAACGCACCCCTCTAG
- the panC gene encoding pantoate--beta-alanine ligase, with translation MTTALLSTADELHARVRHGRRAVVMTMGALHEGHATLIRGAREIAGPDGEVVVTVFVNPLQFGAGEDLDRYPRTLEADLKIAEQSGADAVFAPSVDEVYPGGEPQVRITAGPMGERLEGSSRPGHFDGMLTVVAKLLHLTRPDVALFGQKDAQQLALIRRMVRDLNFGVDIVAVPTVREEDGLALSSRNRYLSPQERHTALALSQALFAGRDRHAAQEALRARALEVPSTRARAEALSAIGESRAAADAHAVAKAVPGAAAAVRAAARLVLDEAARLDPPLELDYLALVDPSDFTDIGDDFTGEAVLAVAGRVGTTRLIDNLPLTFGTFGAAS, from the coding sequence ATGACCACCGCCCTGCTGAGCACCGCCGACGAGCTGCACGCGCGTGTGCGTCACGGTCGCCGTGCCGTGGTGATGACCATGGGCGCCCTGCACGAGGGTCACGCCACGCTCATCCGTGGCGCGCGCGAGATCGCCGGGCCGGACGGCGAGGTCGTCGTCACCGTCTTCGTCAACCCGCTGCAGTTCGGCGCGGGCGAGGACCTCGACCGCTACCCGCGCACCCTGGAAGCCGACCTGAAGATCGCCGAACAGTCGGGCGCGGACGCCGTTTTCGCCCCCTCCGTCGACGAGGTCTACCCCGGCGGCGAACCCCAGGTGCGCATCACCGCGGGCCCCATGGGCGAGCGTCTGGAGGGCTCCTCGCGGCCCGGACACTTCGACGGCATGCTCACCGTGGTCGCCAAGCTGCTCCACCTCACCCGTCCCGACGTGGCCCTCTTCGGCCAGAAGGACGCCCAGCAGCTGGCCCTGATCCGCCGCATGGTGCGGGACCTGAACTTCGGCGTCGACATCGTCGCCGTACCGACCGTGCGCGAGGAGGACGGCCTCGCCCTGTCGAGCCGCAACCGGTATCTCTCGCCCCAGGAGCGGCACACGGCCCTGGCCCTGTCCCAGGCCCTGTTCGCCGGCCGCGACCGGCACGCCGCACAGGAGGCGCTGCGCGCACGGGCCCTCGAAGTGCCCTCCACGCGTGCGCGTGCCGAGGCGCTCAGCGCCATAGGGGAGTCCCGCGCGGCCGCCGACGCGCACGCCGTCGCCAAGGCCGTGCCCGGAGCCGCCGCGGCCGTCCGCGCCGCCGCCCGCCTGGTCCTGGACGAGGCCGCCCGCCTCGACCCGCCGCTCGAACTGGACTACCTCGCCCTGGTCGACCCGTCCGACTTCACCGACATCGGTGACGACTTCACCGGCGAAGCCGTCCTCGCCGTCGCCGGCCGGGTCGGGACGACCCGGCTGATCGACAACCTCCCTCTCACCTTCGGAACCTTCGGAGCCGCCTCGTGA
- a CDS encoding DUF5937 family protein yields MSVRIDIAGLRPERVAVVPSPLAELGMALHALSEPGHHPGLQGWVTGVSARLDSHLADRMCEADFLWRTTFSDLFMPFAGIPGGSEIPGATLAEDLELLDKLTDEQFVDTALEFTCALPYGLPGPGPLADAELRRRALELAAARGPQQMRFAERLLADPPRIRGWLRQFLEDCDEAFFAETWSRLRHQLTADARHKTELLRHKGLAEALASVSPVVTLDEPAGRITVDKLGEGRTATADGGLLLVPTSLGWPHLMVLHRYDWQPVLHYPVGSPELAAPPSVEQLTLRMTALSHPVRMRICRNLARSAYTTSELAQVHGMTAPEISRHLSVLKKAGLLTTRRRGRYVLHQLDVSVVARLGSDFLEGILR; encoded by the coding sequence ATGAGCGTGCGCATCGACATCGCGGGGCTGCGGCCGGAGAGGGTCGCCGTCGTGCCCTCACCCCTGGCCGAGCTCGGCATGGCGCTGCACGCGCTGTCCGAGCCGGGGCACCACCCGGGGCTGCAGGGCTGGGTCACCGGCGTGAGTGCCCGGCTCGACTCGCATCTGGCCGACCGGATGTGCGAGGCCGACTTCCTGTGGCGTACGACGTTCTCCGATCTGTTCATGCCCTTCGCGGGCATTCCGGGCGGGTCCGAGATTCCGGGTGCCACGCTCGCCGAGGACCTCGAGCTGCTGGACAAACTGACGGACGAGCAGTTCGTGGACACGGCGCTCGAGTTCACCTGCGCACTTCCCTACGGGCTGCCGGGCCCCGGCCCGCTCGCCGACGCCGAGCTGCGCCGACGCGCCTTGGAGCTGGCCGCCGCGCGGGGGCCGCAGCAGATGCGCTTCGCGGAGCGGCTGCTGGCCGACCCGCCCCGGATCCGGGGCTGGCTCCGGCAGTTCCTGGAGGACTGTGACGAGGCGTTCTTCGCGGAGACCTGGTCGCGGCTGCGCCACCAGCTCACGGCGGACGCCCGGCACAAGACGGAGCTGCTGCGCCACAAGGGCCTGGCGGAGGCGCTGGCGTCCGTGTCCCCGGTCGTGACCCTGGACGAGCCGGCCGGCCGGATCACGGTCGACAAGCTGGGCGAGGGGCGCACGGCCACGGCGGACGGCGGCCTCCTGCTCGTACCGACGAGCCTGGGCTGGCCCCACCTGATGGTGCTGCACCGGTACGACTGGCAGCCGGTCCTGCACTACCCGGTCGGCTCCCCCGAACTCGCCGCCCCGCCCTCCGTCGAGCAGCTCACGCTGCGGATGACCGCCCTGTCCCACCCCGTCCGCATGCGCATCTGCCGCAATCTCGCCCGCAGCGCGTACACCACGAGCGAGCTGGCCCAGGTCCATGGCATGACCGCCCCCGAGATATCCCGACACCTGAGCGTCCTGAAGAAGGCGGGCCTGCTCACGACCCGGCGCCGCGGGCGTTACGTCCTGCACCAGCTGGACGTGTCGGTGGTGGCGCGGCTCGGCAGCGACTTCCTGGAGGGGATCCTCAGATAG
- a CDS encoding Rossmann-like and DUF2520 domain-containing protein, protein MSTDQQPDPKDRPARLTVGVVGAGRVGPALAVSLQLAGHRPVAVSAVSEASRRRAALMLPDVPVAPPAEVLQRADLVLLTVPDDTLPALVAGLAETGAVRPGQLLVHTSGRYGAKVLDPALRAGALPLALHPAMTFTGTPVDVQRLAGCSFGVTAPEELRLAAEALVIEMGGEPEWIAEENRPLYHAALALGSNHLVTLVAQSMELLRTAGVEAPDRMLGPLLGAALDNALRSGDAALTGPVARGDAGTVAAHVAELRRHSPQTVAGYLAMARATADRALAHGLLKPELAEDLLGVLAGRTEGDAR, encoded by the coding sequence GTGAGTACAGACCAGCAGCCAGACCCCAAGGACCGCCCCGCGCGGCTCACCGTCGGCGTCGTCGGCGCCGGCCGAGTGGGCCCCGCGCTGGCCGTGTCCCTCCAGCTCGCCGGGCACCGCCCGGTGGCCGTCTCCGCGGTCTCCGAAGCCTCCCGGCGACGTGCCGCGCTGATGCTGCCCGACGTCCCGGTCGCCCCGCCCGCCGAAGTCCTCCAGCGCGCCGACCTGGTGCTGCTCACCGTCCCCGACGACACCCTGCCCGCCCTCGTGGCGGGCCTCGCCGAGACCGGCGCGGTACGGCCGGGCCAACTGCTCGTGCACACCTCCGGGCGGTACGGCGCGAAGGTCCTCGACCCCGCCCTGCGCGCGGGCGCGCTGCCGCTGGCCCTGCACCCCGCGATGACCTTCACCGGCACCCCGGTGGACGTCCAGCGGCTCGCCGGATGCTCCTTCGGCGTCACCGCCCCCGAGGAACTGCGGCTGGCCGCCGAGGCCCTCGTCATCGAGATGGGCGGCGAACCCGAGTGGATCGCCGAGGAGAACCGCCCGCTCTACCACGCGGCCCTCGCCCTCGGCTCCAACCACCTGGTGACCCTGGTCGCCCAGTCCATGGAGCTGCTGCGCACCGCCGGCGTCGAGGCCCCCGACCGGATGCTCGGCCCGCTCCTCGGCGCCGCTCTGGACAACGCCCTGCGCTCCGGCGACGCGGCACTGACCGGGCCGGTCGCGCGCGGCGACGCGGGCACGGTCGCCGCACACGTCGCAGAGCTGCGCAGGCACTCCCCGCAGACCGTCGCGGGCTACCTGGCGATGGCCCGCGCGACCGCCGACCGCGCGCTCGCGCACGGGCTGCTGAAGCCGGAACTCGCGGAGGACCTCCTCGGGGTGCTCGCCGGCCGGACCGAGGGGGACGCCCGATGA
- a CDS encoding threonine aldolase family protein, giving the protein MTDTGEQGEERSAQERLRERRSAAHRTARRTLSRAGWRGTIRERLALLQETQPQVYDLDEPADMYGDRIVASLEERVAALLGTEAAAFFPTGTMAQQVALRCWAGRTGDPTVALHALAHPEVHERNAFSQVSGLRPVRVTDAPRLPTAEEIRDFPEPFGTLMLELPLRDAGFVLPSWEELTELVAAARERDAVVHFDGARLWEATVHFDRTLDEIAGLADSVYVSFYKSLDGFGGAALAGPKTLVEEAKTWRHRYGGMIFQQFPTALSAFVGLERELPRLPDYVRHARVVAAALREGFAEAGVPWARVHPEEPHTHEFQVWLPYDPEVVAEAAVRQAEETGTLLFGDGWQPGGPGLAVTEVTVRSAGLEWTAADVRAAVADFVTGLPKKA; this is encoded by the coding sequence ATGACTGATACGGGTGAACAGGGCGAAGAGCGCTCGGCACAGGAGCGGTTGCGGGAGCGGCGGTCGGCGGCCCACCGGACGGCACGGCGCACCCTGTCGCGCGCGGGCTGGCGGGGCACGATCCGCGAACGGCTCGCGCTGCTGCAGGAGACACAGCCCCAGGTGTACGACCTGGACGAACCGGCGGACATGTACGGCGACCGGATCGTCGCGTCCCTGGAGGAACGGGTCGCCGCGCTGCTGGGCACGGAGGCGGCCGCGTTCTTCCCGACCGGCACGATGGCCCAGCAGGTGGCGCTGCGCTGCTGGGCGGGCCGCACCGGCGACCCCACGGTCGCCCTGCATGCGCTGGCCCACCCCGAGGTGCACGAGCGGAACGCGTTCAGCCAGGTCAGCGGGTTGCGCCCGGTCCGGGTGACCGATGCGCCCCGGCTCCCCACCGCCGAGGAGATACGCGACTTCCCAGAGCCCTTCGGGACACTGATGCTGGAACTGCCCCTCAGGGACGCCGGATTCGTGCTGCCTTCGTGGGAGGAGCTCACCGAGCTCGTGGCGGCCGCCCGGGAGCGCGACGCGGTGGTGCACTTCGACGGCGCGCGCCTGTGGGAGGCCACCGTCCACTTCGACCGCACCCTGGACGAGATCGCGGGCCTCGCGGACAGCGTCTACGTCTCGTTCTACAAGTCCCTCGACGGCTTCGGCGGAGCCGCGCTCGCCGGTCCGAAGACCCTGGTGGAGGAGGCGAAGACCTGGCGGCACCGGTACGGCGGCATGATCTTCCAGCAGTTCCCCACCGCGCTGTCGGCGTTCGTCGGGCTGGAGCGGGAGCTGCCCCGGCTGCCGGACTATGTGCGCCACGCGCGCGTGGTGGCCGCCGCGCTGCGCGAGGGGTTCGCGGAGGCCGGGGTGCCGTGGGCACGGGTGCACCCCGAGGAGCCGCACACCCACGAGTTCCAGGTGTGGCTGCCGTACGACCCCGAGGTGGTGGCGGAGGCGGCGGTGCGCCAGGCCGAGGAGACCGGGACGCTCCTGTTCGGCGACGGGTGGCAGCCGGGCGGCCCCGGCCTCGCCGTCACCGAGGTCACGGTGCGCTCCGCGGGTCTGGAGTGGACGGCGGCCGACGTACGGGCAGCCGTAGCGGACTTCGTGACCGGGTTGCCGAAGAAGGCCTAG
- a CDS encoding response regulator transcription factor: protein MTIRVMLVDDQVLLRTGFRMVLAAQPDMEVVAEAGDGVEALQVLRSTPVDVVLMDVRMPKLDGVETTRRVCSEPDPPKVLILTTFDLDEYAFSGLKAGASGFMLKDVPPGELLTAIRAVHSGDAVVAPSTTRRLLDRFAPMLPATGREPQHKELERLTDREREVMVLVAQGLSNGEIAARLVLSEATVKTHVGRILTKLGLRDRVQVVVLAYETGLVRAGGHG from the coding sequence ATGACGATCCGCGTGATGCTCGTCGACGACCAGGTGCTGCTGCGCACCGGTTTCCGGATGGTGCTCGCCGCCCAGCCGGACATGGAGGTCGTCGCGGAGGCGGGCGACGGCGTCGAGGCCCTGCAGGTGCTGCGCTCGACCCCCGTCGACGTGGTGCTGATGGACGTCCGCATGCCGAAGCTGGACGGCGTGGAGACCACCCGCCGCGTCTGCTCGGAGCCCGACCCGCCGAAGGTGCTGATCCTGACCACCTTCGACCTCGACGAGTACGCCTTCTCCGGGCTGAAGGCGGGCGCCTCCGGCTTCATGCTCAAGGACGTGCCGCCCGGTGAACTCCTGACCGCGATCCGCGCCGTGCACAGCGGCGACGCCGTGGTCGCCCCCTCCACCACCCGCCGCCTGCTCGACCGCTTCGCGCCGATGCTGCCCGCCACCGGCCGTGAACCCCAGCACAAGGAGCTGGAGCGGCTCACCGACCGAGAGCGTGAGGTCATGGTGCTGGTGGCGCAGGGGCTGTCGAACGGCGAGATCGCGGCCCGGCTGGTGCTGTCCGAGGCGACGGTGAAGACCCACGTCGGCCGCATCCTGACCAAGCTGGGACTGCGGGACCGGGTGCAGGTGGTGGTCCTGGCGTACGAGACGGGGCTGGTACGGGCCGGCGGGCACGGCTGA
- a CDS encoding AAA family ATPase: MLLWINGPFGGGKTQTAHEIQRRLPGSVICDPEHAGFGLHRTLPPELRGDFRDLTSWRQGVVEVLDLALTKREGAVIAPMTVTDPVCFEETVGRLRELGHDVRHFTLLAQRETVLRRLRERGFGHLLRHVTGRNATLRRESWAVRQLDHCLERLPEPEFAEHLWTDHSTVPKTADRIAVLAGLTLRPNTEGALRTRLRQAGVGVKHIRFD; the protein is encoded by the coding sequence ATGCTCCTGTGGATCAACGGCCCCTTCGGGGGCGGCAAGACACAGACCGCACACGAGATCCAGCGTCGGCTTCCGGGCAGCGTGATCTGCGATCCGGAGCACGCCGGCTTCGGCCTGCACCGCACGCTCCCACCCGAACTGCGTGGAGACTTCCGGGACTTGACCTCCTGGCGGCAGGGCGTCGTCGAGGTCCTCGACCTCGCCCTCACCAAGCGCGAGGGCGCGGTGATCGCCCCCATGACGGTCACCGACCCCGTCTGCTTCGAGGAGACGGTCGGCCGGCTGCGCGAACTCGGCCATGACGTACGCCACTTCACGCTCCTCGCCCAGCGTGAGACCGTCCTTCGGCGGCTGCGCGAGCGCGGCTTCGGGCACCTCCTGCGCCATGTCACCGGCAGGAACGCCACTCTGCGCAGGGAGAGCTGGGCCGTGCGGCAGCTCGACCACTGCTTGGAGCGGCTGCCCGAGCCGGAGTTCGCCGAGCACCTGTGGACGGACCACTCGACCGTGCCGAAGACCGCGGACCGGATCGCCGTGCTGGCCGGGCTGACCCTCAGGCCCAACACCGAGGGAGCGCTGCGGACGCGGCTCAGGCAGGCCGGGGTCGGTGTGAAGCACATCCGCTTCGACTGA
- a CDS encoding L-aspartate oxidase codes for MTSTGIRLHAPAPGWSISADVVVVGSGVAGLTAALRCEAAGLKTVVVTKARLDDGSTRWAQGGIAAALGEGDTPEQHLDDTLVAGAGLCDEEAVRILVTEGPDAVRRLIDTGAHFDESAEGRLELTREGGHHRRRIAHAGGDATGAEISRALVEAVRARGLRTIENALVLDLLTDANGRTAGVSLHVMGEGQHDGVGAVHAPAVVLATGGMGQVFSATTNPSVSTGDGVALALRAGAEVSDLEFVQFHPTVLFLGTDAEGQQPLVSEAVRGEGAHLVDADGVRFMIGQHELAELAPRDIVAKGIMRRMQEQDAGHMFLDARHFGADMWEHRFPTILAACRTNGIDPVTEPIPIAPAAHYASGGVRTDARGRTTVPGLYACGEVACTGVHGANRLASNSLLEGLVYAERIAADIAASHAGNGLHARVPEPVEHPETPAHPLLAPEARFAIQRIMTEGAGVLRSDDSLAKAADQLQQLHTEARDALDENGKTAEPGVDTWEATNLMCVARVLVAAARLREETRGCHWREDRADRDDADWRRHIVVRLNPDRTLAVRTTDTADFPPTQHHPRPQEQ; via the coding sequence GTGACCAGCACAGGCATACGACTGCACGCGCCCGCCCCCGGGTGGTCCATCTCCGCGGACGTGGTGGTCGTCGGCTCCGGGGTCGCCGGCCTCACCGCGGCCCTGCGCTGCGAGGCTGCGGGCCTGAAGACCGTCGTGGTCACCAAGGCCCGGCTCGACGACGGCTCCACGCGCTGGGCGCAGGGCGGCATCGCCGCGGCCCTCGGCGAGGGCGACACCCCCGAACAGCACCTGGACGACACCCTGGTCGCGGGTGCGGGCCTGTGCGACGAGGAGGCCGTACGGATCCTCGTCACGGAGGGTCCCGACGCGGTACGGCGGCTCATCGACACCGGCGCGCACTTCGACGAGTCCGCCGAAGGAAGGCTGGAGCTCACCCGCGAGGGCGGCCACCACCGCCGCCGCATCGCGCACGCCGGCGGCGACGCCACCGGCGCGGAGATCTCCCGGGCGCTCGTCGAGGCCGTACGCGCGCGTGGCCTGCGCACGATCGAGAACGCGCTGGTCCTGGACCTGCTGACGGACGCGAACGGCCGCACCGCGGGCGTCAGCCTGCACGTCATGGGCGAGGGCCAGCACGACGGCGTGGGCGCCGTGCACGCCCCCGCCGTGGTCCTCGCGACCGGCGGCATGGGGCAGGTCTTCTCGGCGACCACCAACCCGTCCGTGTCCACGGGCGACGGCGTGGCCCTCGCACTGCGCGCCGGCGCGGAGGTCTCCGACCTGGAGTTCGTGCAGTTCCACCCGACCGTGCTGTTCCTCGGCACCGACGCGGAGGGCCAGCAGCCGCTGGTCTCCGAGGCGGTGCGCGGCGAGGGCGCCCACCTGGTCGACGCCGACGGCGTGCGCTTCATGATCGGGCAGCACGAACTGGCCGAGCTCGCGCCCCGGGACATCGTCGCCAAGGGCATCATGCGGCGCATGCAGGAGCAGGACGCCGGGCACATGTTCCTCGACGCCCGGCACTTCGGCGCCGACATGTGGGAGCACCGCTTCCCGACGATCCTGGCCGCCTGCCGCACCAACGGCATCGACCCGGTCACCGAGCCCATCCCGATCGCCCCGGCCGCCCACTACGCCTCCGGCGGCGTGCGCACCGACGCCCGGGGCCGCACGACCGTCCCGGGCCTGTACGCGTGCGGCGAGGTCGCCTGCACCGGTGTGCACGGCGCGAACCGGCTCGCCTCCAACTCCCTCCTGGAGGGGCTCGTCTACGCCGAGCGCATCGCCGCCGACATCGCGGCGAGCCACGCGGGCAACGGTCTGCACGCGCGCGTGCCCGAGCCGGTCGAGCACCCCGAGACGCCCGCCCACCCGCTCCTCGCCCCCGAGGCCCGGTTCGCGATCCAGCGGATCATGACCGAGGGCGCTGGCGTCCTGCGCTCGGACGACTCCCTCGCCAAGGCCGCCGACCAGCTCCAGCAGCTGCACACCGAGGCCCGCGACGCCCTCGACGAGAACGGCAAGACCGCCGAGCCGGGCGTCGACACCTGGGAGGCCACCAACCTCATGTGCGTGGCCCGCGTCCTGGTCGCCGCCGCGCGGCTGCGCGAGGAGACCCGCGGCTGCCACTGGCGCGAGGACCGCGCCGACCGTGACGACGCCGACTGGCGGCGCCACATCGTCGTACGGCTGAATCCGGACCGCACGTTGGCCGTACGCACCACCGACACCGCAGACTTCCCCCCTACCCAGCACCACCCGCGTCCCCAGGAGCAGTGA
- a CDS encoding sensor histidine kinase, producing the protein MQRLYDFLRRHPTWVDTFWAVVLFGISGVSVTSVNGAPDHHGSVAAALAVSAVLCVVVALRRRFPEPMLLLAAATGLAQLVLDIETTVADFAMLVITYTVATVGARWASRFALTISLCAATLAQIRWPAAEASLPGEVAIAVFQTVPFALAWVLGDSMRTRRAYFEQLEERAARLEKEREAQSKVAVAAERARIARELHDVVAHNVSVMVVQADGAAYVLDAAPDQAKKALETISSTGRQALAEMRRLLGVLRTGEHQEVGEYVPQPDVEQIDDLVEQCRSSGLPVDFKVEGTPRPLPSGVELTAYRIVQEALTNTRKHGGPNAGASVRLVYFDDGLGLLVEDDGKGAPHELYEEGGADGQGHGLIGMRERVGMVGGTLDAGPRPGGGFRISVLLPLKPAH; encoded by the coding sequence GTGCAGCGCCTCTATGACTTCCTCCGCAGGCACCCGACGTGGGTCGACACCTTCTGGGCCGTCGTCCTCTTCGGGATCTCCGGCGTGAGCGTGACCAGCGTCAACGGGGCCCCGGACCACCACGGATCGGTAGCCGCGGCACTCGCGGTGTCCGCCGTGCTGTGCGTCGTCGTCGCGCTGCGCCGCCGTTTCCCGGAGCCGATGCTGCTCCTGGCCGCCGCGACCGGACTGGCGCAGCTGGTCCTGGACATCGAGACGACCGTCGCCGACTTCGCCATGCTGGTGATCACTTACACGGTCGCCACCGTCGGGGCGCGCTGGGCCTCCCGCTTCGCCCTGACCATCAGCCTGTGCGCGGCCACCCTGGCACAGATCCGCTGGCCCGCCGCGGAGGCGAGCCTCCCGGGCGAGGTCGCGATAGCGGTGTTCCAGACGGTGCCGTTCGCCCTCGCCTGGGTGCTGGGCGACTCGATGCGCACCCGCCGCGCCTACTTCGAACAGCTGGAGGAGCGCGCCGCCCGGCTGGAGAAGGAGCGCGAGGCGCAGTCCAAGGTCGCGGTCGCCGCCGAGCGCGCCCGGATCGCGCGCGAACTGCACGACGTGGTCGCGCACAACGTGTCGGTGATGGTGGTCCAGGCCGACGGCGCCGCCTACGTCCTCGACGCCGCGCCCGACCAGGCGAAGAAGGCCCTGGAGACGATCTCCTCCACCGGCCGCCAGGCCCTCGCCGAGATGCGCCGCCTGCTGGGCGTCCTGCGCACCGGGGAGCACCAGGAGGTCGGCGAGTACGTCCCGCAGCCCGATGTCGAGCAGATCGACGACCTCGTCGAGCAGTGCCGCAGCTCCGGCCTGCCCGTGGACTTCAAGGTCGAGGGCACCCCGCGCCCGCTGCCCAGCGGCGTCGAGCTCACGGCGTACCGCATCGTGCAGGAGGCGCTGACCAACACCCGCAAGCACGGCGGGCCGAACGCGGGCGCCAGTGTGCGCCTGGTCTACTTCGACGACGGCCTTGGCCTGCTCGTCGAGGACGACGGCAAGGGCGCTCCGCACGAGCTGTACGAGGAGGGCGGTGCCGACGGCCAGGGCCACGGCCTGATCGGCATGCGCGAGCGGGTCGGGATGGTGGGGGGCACCCTCGACGCGGGCCCGCGTCCCGGGGGAGGCTTCCGTATCAGCGTCCTGCTCCCGCTCAAACCGGCGCACTGA
- a CDS encoding NADH-quinone oxidoreductase subunit D, whose product MTPTTETTVGIGGAAESTDMVLNIGPQHPSTHGVLRLRLVLDGERIVHAEPVIGYMHRGAEKLFEARDYRQIVMLANRHDWLSAFSNELGVVLAVERMLGMEVPERAVWTRTLLAELNRVLNHLMFLGSYPLELGGITPVFYAFREREVLQNVMEEVSGGRMHYMFNRVGGLKEDLPAGWASRARGAVAAVRSRMDVFDDLVLGNEIFRGRTRGVGELTSEAVHAYGVSGPIARASGVDFDLRRDEPYLAYGELQDTLKVVTRSEGDCLARFECLLEQTHNALDLADACLDRLAALPPGPINQRLPKVLKAPEGHTYAWTENPLGINGYYLVSKGEKTPYRLKLRSASYNNIQALTELLPGTLVADMVAILGSMFFVVGDIDK is encoded by the coding sequence ATGACTCCTACGACGGAGACCACGGTCGGGATCGGCGGCGCGGCGGAGAGCACCGACATGGTGCTGAACATCGGCCCGCAGCACCCCTCCACGCACGGAGTGCTGCGGCTGCGGCTCGTGCTGGACGGCGAGCGCATCGTGCACGCGGAGCCGGTCATCGGCTATATGCACCGGGGCGCGGAGAAGCTCTTCGAAGCCCGCGACTACCGGCAGATCGTGATGCTCGCCAACCGCCACGACTGGCTGTCGGCGTTCTCGAACGAGCTGGGCGTGGTGCTCGCCGTGGAGCGGATGCTCGGCATGGAGGTGCCCGAGCGCGCGGTGTGGACGCGCACGCTGCTGGCCGAGCTGAACCGGGTGCTGAACCACCTGATGTTCCTCGGGTCCTATCCGCTGGAGCTGGGCGGCATCACCCCGGTCTTCTACGCGTTCCGGGAGCGCGAGGTCCTCCAGAACGTCATGGAGGAGGTCTCCGGCGGGCGCATGCACTACATGTTCAACCGCGTCGGCGGGCTGAAGGAGGACCTGCCGGCCGGATGGGCTTCACGCGCGCGCGGGGCCGTCGCCGCCGTGCGCTCGCGCATGGACGTCTTCGACGACCTGGTGCTCGGCAACGAGATCTTCCGGGGGCGTACACGCGGCGTGGGTGAGCTCACGTCGGAGGCCGTGCACGCGTACGGCGTGAGCGGCCCCATCGCGCGCGCCTCGGGCGTCGACTTCGACCTGCGGCGCGACGAGCCGTACCTCGCGTACGGGGAACTCCAGGACACCCTGAAGGTGGTGACCCGGAGCGAGGGTGACTGCCTCGCCCGCTTCGAATGCCTCCTGGAGCAGACCCACAACGCGCTGGACCTGGCCGACGCCTGCCTCGACCGGCTCGCCGCCCTGCCGCCCGGCCCGATCAACCAGCGGCTCCCGAAGGTCCTGAAGGCCCCCGAGGGCCACACCTACGCCTGGACCGAGAATCCGCTCGGCATCAACGGCTACTACCTCGTCAGCAAGGGTGAGAAGACCCCGTACCGGCTGAAGCTGCGCTCGGCCTCATACAACAACATCCAGGCTCTGACCGAGCTGCTGCCGGGAACGCTGGTCGCCGACATGGTGGCGATCCTGGGGTCGATGTTCTTCGTGGTCGGGGACATCGACAAGTAG